Proteins co-encoded in one Flavobacterium sp. M31R6 genomic window:
- a CDS encoding PaaI family thioesterase — protein sequence MLIDKDKMLEYCNQFSKNTLMETLNIEFIDAGEGFLVAKMPVNPSVHQPMGLLHGGASVALAESVGSAASHFFINDKNQEVRGIEISANHLKSIREGFVFGTARIIHKGRSLHLWEIKITDEAGNLVSLCKLTNMVLTKEKQ from the coding sequence ATGCTAATAGATAAAGATAAAATGCTCGAATATTGTAATCAGTTTTCCAAAAACACTTTGATGGAAACGCTAAATATTGAGTTTATAGATGCTGGCGAAGGATTTCTTGTTGCCAAAATGCCTGTGAATCCATCAGTGCATCAGCCAATGGGTTTATTGCATGGAGGTGCTTCGGTGGCTTTGGCAGAAAGCGTTGGGAGTGCCGCTTCGCATTTTTTTATTAATGATAAAAACCAAGAAGTACGTGGTATCGAAATTTCAGCGAATCATTTAAAAAGTATTCGTGAAGGCTTTGTTTTTGGTACTGCCCGTATTATCCATAAAGGAAGAAGCTTGCATCTCTGGGAAATTAAAATTACGGATGAAGCTGGGAATTTAGTTTCGCTTTGCAAATTGACGAATATGGTTTTGACGAAAGAGAAACAATAA
- a CDS encoding isochorismate synthase, giving the protein MNDFFEKVKQQLQQNLPFVLYCKPNSDAIIGMFQQNDNLYDVVDFTEKGFVFSSFDGHKNYIIPKEYSEIKHFAFDKKEVSENKKEFVSPDEIIKTNFERLVAKGIEAIQENQFQKVVLSRKETIDLLDFDLVTTFENLVQLYPATFVYCFFHPKIGIWMGATPEQLLKVEEDIFKTMALAGTQKNTGYEEVVWANKEKQEQQFVTDYIVSELNKVSNSILVSEPYSVKAGSIWHIKTDISGQLNSVQNLNEVIGLLHPTPAVCGLPKLESKQFILDNENYDRTFYTGYLGELNSSSTSDKTSSDLFVNLRCMEIEMGFDLKTAKANLFMGCGITKDSIPEREWEESVNKSMTMKRVFDF; this is encoded by the coding sequence ATGAATGATTTTTTTGAAAAAGTGAAACAGCAACTACAGCAAAACTTGCCTTTTGTTTTGTATTGCAAGCCCAATTCGGATGCTATAATTGGAATGTTTCAGCAAAATGATAATTTGTATGATGTAGTTGATTTTACTGAAAAAGGTTTTGTTTTTTCTTCTTTCGACGGACATAAAAATTATATTATTCCAAAAGAGTATTCTGAAATCAAGCATTTTGCATTTGATAAAAAAGAAGTTTCTGAAAATAAAAAAGAATTTGTTTCTCCTGATGAAATTATCAAGACAAATTTTGAAAGATTAGTTGCTAAAGGAATTGAGGCGATACAAGAAAATCAATTTCAAAAAGTAGTTTTGTCTCGAAAGGAAACTATTGATTTACTTGATTTTGATTTAGTTACAACTTTCGAAAACTTAGTTCAATTATATCCGGCTACTTTTGTGTATTGTTTTTTTCATCCAAAAATTGGAATTTGGATGGGTGCAACACCCGAGCAATTGTTAAAAGTGGAAGAAGATATTTTTAAAACAATGGCTTTAGCTGGAACACAAAAAAATACTGGTTATGAGGAAGTTGTGTGGGCGAATAAGGAAAAACAGGAGCAGCAATTCGTTACCGATTATATTGTCTCGGAGTTGAATAAAGTCTCAAATTCAATTTTGGTTTCGGAACCTTATAGTGTAAAAGCGGGAAGTATTTGGCATATAAAAACAGATATCTCGGGTCAATTGAATTCGGTACAGAATTTGAACGAAGTTATTGGTTTATTGCATCCGACTCCTGCAGTTTGTGGTTTGCCAAAACTGGAATCCAAACAGTTTATTTTGGACAATGAAAATTACGACAGGACTTTTTACACCGGTTATTTGGGAGAATTGAACAGCAGCTCCACATCGGATAAAACTAGTTCTGATTTGTTTGTCAATTTGCGTTGTATGGAAATTGAAATGGGTTTTGATCTCAAAACGGCAAAAGCCAATTTATTCATGGGTTGCGGAATTACAAAAGACAGCATCCCCGAAAGAGAGTGGGAGGAAAGCGTAAATAAGTCAAT